Proteins encoded together in one Papaver somniferum cultivar HN1 unplaced genomic scaffold, ASM357369v1 unplaced-scaffold_117, whole genome shotgun sequence window:
- the LOC113329651 gene encoding uncharacterized protein LOC113329651, which yields MHVSTTAFFIGMSTRMKKCVLLVKHPDGKLTGMVKFTRMFQQRYCGTSTSSQDFSGCFNRSTHKDLIWHDTTRNKDGVLRHPADSHAWREIDNNFPEIKGDPRNLRLAVSADGVDVNTGTKHHSGKRTWDAYAQEMFTLRAVVLWTINDYPALGTLCGCRYAGYHGCVNVGQSLVGTLLHNGNTKDGLNARKDLVRLGLKSELHPKTDDKGTILPAACYTLTTEEKDIFLETLSELRVPEGSISAKEIMVEELDKLQEDLCVTLCLLEKEVKLCGPVCFRWMYPFERCMKVIKGHVRNKNQPCGCIAEENVAEETIEIYCEYHKSIRTIGIPLDRHNTSQEGEPLSAEEPCIVTPEQLRQAHFYVMQNTPEIEPYIDRHKLYLETNYSTKKRAWLEKEHSNTFGAWLKNEVEKELADDRESISENLRWISHGPHYEVTKYTVYRINGYLFRTRSRDGRIHQNSGVSVAANDMHISRDDDVTYGKASYYGVLQEIWELDYCERKVHLFKCNWVDNKRGVKRDALGYKIVDLTMLGYKNDPFILASQAKQVFYVKDQLDKKKSIVFVTPPKNYRDDDGNDEEFSTVIFSANDNILPSVDPQDLGKESRNDYFRTDCRGLLIRKPK from the exons ATGCATGTATCAACAACTGCATTCTTTATTGGAATGAGTACAAGGATGAAAAAGTGTGTCCTACTTGTAAAGCACCCAGATGGAAAGTTGACAGGGATGGTAAAGTTTACGAGAATGTTCCAGCAAAGGTATTGTGGTACTTCGACATCATCCCAAGATTTCAGCGGCTGTTTCAATCGAAGCACACACAAAGATTTGATATGGCACGATACCACTAGAAACAAAGACGGTGTTTTACGTCATCCGGCAGACTCACATGCTTGGAGAGAGATAGATAACAATTTCCCAGAAATTAAAGGTGATCCAAGAAATCTGCGGTTAGCTGTTTCGGCTGATGGAGTTGATGTAAACACAGGCACCAAACATCACAGT GGAAAGAGAACATGGGATGCATATGCCCAAGaaatgtttactctacgtgcagTTGTTTTGTGGACGATAAACGATTATCCTGCTCTTGGTACACTATGTGGTTGTCGCTACGCTGGATATCATGGTTGTGTG AATGTGGGACAAAGTCTTGTTGGAACGTTGCTGCACAAcgggaatacaaaagatggattaaACGCCAGAAAGGATTTGGTGCGTTTGGGGTTAAAATCGGAGTTACACCCTAAGACAGATGACAAAGGAACGATACTTCCCGCAGCATGTTATACATTAACTACGGAAGAAAAAGACATATTCTTGGAGACACTATCCGAGTTAAGAGTTCCAGAAGG atcaATATCTGCCAAAGAAATCATGGTGGAAGAGCTAGATAAATtgcaagaggatctctgtgtgacGTTATGCTtactagagaa ggaagtgaagTTATGCGGTCCGGTttgctttcgatggatgtatcctttCGAAAGGTGTATGAAGGTTATAAAGGGGCATGTGCGAAACAAGAATCAACCTTGTGGATGCATTGCCGAAGAGAATGTTGCAGAAGAGACGATTGAGATATATTGTGAGTACCATAAAAGCATCAGGACAATTGGTATTCCACTAGATAGGCATAATACATCTCAGGAGGGAGAACCGTTATCAGCTGAAGAGCCGTGTATAGTTACCCCTGAACAGTTGAGACAAGCACATTTCTATGTAATGCAGAACACGCCTGAAATTGAGCCTTACATAGA CCGACACAAGCTATATTTGGAAACTAACTATTCTACTAAAAAGCGAGCATGGCTAGAGAAAGAGCACTCTAACACTTTTGGCGCTTGGTTAAAAAATGAG GTTGAAAAAGAGTTGGCAGACGACAGAGAAAGTATCTCAGAGAACTTAAGATGGATATCACACGGCCCGCACTACGAGGTAACGAAATACACTGTATATCGCATCAATGGATATCTATTCCGCACAAGATCCCGTGATGGTAGAATTCACCAGAATAGTGGGGTTAGCGTTGCAGCAAATGACATGCACATATCTAGAGATGATGATGTTACATATGGTAAAGCCTCTTATTATGGTGTCTTGCAAGAGATATGGGAGTTAGATTACTGTGAAAGAAAAGTTCATCTGTTCAAGTGCAATTGGGTTGATAATAAACGTGGGGTCAAAAGAGATGCTCTTGGCTACAAGATTGTTGACCTTACTATGTTGGGATACAAAAATGATCCTTTTATTTTAGCCTcacaagctaagcaggtattttatgtcaaAGACCAGTTAGATAAGAAAAAGTCTATTGTTTTTGTGACACCTCCCAAAAATTATAGAGATGACGATGGCAACGATGAGGAATTCAGTACAGTAATCTTTTCTGCGAATGATAATATCTTGCCGTCTGTAGATCCACAAGACTTGGGTAAAGAATCCCGAAATGATTACTTCCGAACTGACTGCCGAGGTTTACTTATACGCAAGCCAAAATGA